TCTGGGGAGTTGAAGGCCCACACTGAAGAGCCAGAGAGACCTGTGTTCAAATCCACTTGTTCGCCTcctggctctgagttttgttTGGGACAAATGTGTTCTAAGCGTTCATCAATATTTCTAGCACGGGATACAAAGGGATTTTAGGGATGGACATCTGTtactgttgtgtgtatgtgtatacatgtactcATGGGTGCACATGTGAGAacaggtgcatgtgtggaggcctgaggttgatgtctTCCTTGATTACTCTCCATGCTAATGAtatgatacagggtctctcactgaacctggagctcaccaattcaacTAGGTTATCTGGCCAATGAACTCCTGGGATCTGGCTATCTCCATAAACCTCCCACCAATGCCCCACTGCCCCACTGTTAGTGTTACAGACATGCACTATCTAGCTTTTTACATGGCTGCTGAATGTGTCTTCACATTTTACATGGtggtactttactgactgagcatctctcctgccctacattgttttaaaaggcaattttAGGAGCTTGGGGAGGGTTCAATTGGTAaacctgacttcaattcccagaatcgaggttttaaaaaaaagtggacaATTGTAATCCTGcagatggggagacagagacaggattcctagaccagcctagtctacttagcaagttccaagcAGAAGACCCTCCCTCAAAATATGGTATGCAGCACTCCAGTAATAACACCTGAGGTGGACCTTGAATATCTGTACCCACAATGTACCTACACACTtatgcactgcacacacatgaacacacatccaAAAAAGGAAgtttaggaggcaaaggcatgaagatttagcaagaccttgtctcaaaaaacaaacaaacaaaaaaaaatatttttactatgtaCCAGCCTCCCTGCAAATACTAACTCATTCAATCCTTAAAATCCCCCAATGCAGTTGGTATAAATTGGCAAAGTGCTGCTGGAGTGCTATTGACTTGTGACAGTATTTAGATCTTGTGCACGTCGGCCTGCTTGGATGAAGTTCAGATCATCCCCGAGGCAGGCTATGTGGGCGGCATGACGAGCGCACCCACCTGCGGTTTAAGGTGGATAGGTAGCCTTCTAGTGTGGTGGTAAAGAGCTCCCACCAGGCAGCTGTAAAAGGCAACTCAAAGGCTTCGAGAACTGAGCTTCTAAAGAGCTTCCCATCTCCCAGCCAAACTGCCCACTGCTCAGGTAAGAGATTCACCAGGTGTACCACACGGTACAGATCAGGCAGGATTCCACCAGAGTCCAGGTCAGCTGGCCTTGCCCTCTCGTCCACCTCCTTACTACCTGCAGctgcccttcctccctcattTCATCACCTAGGTCCATGGGCTGCATCAGGAACTCCCAGTGTGCCTGACCCATTTCCCTTGATCTGCCTGCTGCTTGGGAGAGAGGGTGGCCTGGATCTCTAGGGTCCTCTGGCTTCCCATCCCACAGGCTTTGCCAAGTTACTACACAGTCCCCGCTTTCCAACAGCATCTGTCCAGACCCTGTATCAGCAGCAATCCTCTGCTGCTCCATTGCATCCTCACAACCACGTTTTGAGGTGAATACTGGCTCCTGATTTTACACGCCAGAATCTGAGATGGTTGCAAGACAAGAGGTGAACTGACAAAAGGCCCAGTAGATGGAAGGCATTACAGGTGACACGACAGCATGGCAAAGGTCAGGATGGGCGGGGACGTTTGAAAAATCTGACGGAGTACCAAAGAGGCAGCAGCTCAGCGTGGAAAGGCACTGGGAACCAAGCAGAGCGGCTGACTTCATTTGGGGGAGGTCGGGAGCAGAAACCTATTTGACAGAGTGCTCAGGGACCTCCAGCACGGCCACACCTTTGTTCAGACCCTGCCCTCCGCTTCAGGCTTTTTTGTTGCTTGggtttgttgtggttgttttgagacagaggctcgcTACGTAACCTAGGCTGGATTCCAACTTGTGGGCTATTCTCCAACCTGTCTCCATAGCGCTGGGGTTGCAGGCGCACTTTACACACCGCTgttcaaatgttttaaatgtctgAAGTCAACACCCAATTTGAACTAATCCGTGGTAAACGCACGCCCGAGAGACGTGAGCCCTTTCGTCACCCCTTACAACAGGGGTGCAAAGATCCACCCCCAGCAGGGACAAGCTACGCCCCGTGCGCGTGCCCGCGGCTCCGCGCACGGCGGGCAGTCCCGGGACGTGACTCGTGGAACGTCCGCTCCAGGAAGCGATGGCGGTGGGGAATAGGGTGTGGGATGCCCCGACCGCGCGCCTCCAGCTTTTGTTGCCGTCCTGGCTTGCTCCGGAGTCTGGGTCTGACGCTCTCCAGCCGTCAATCTGAAAACTTTCCTACTGTTTCCGAAGCTTCACAGGAGTCCACGGGGATTTCCTCCTCCGAGAACTCCATTCAGGCACTTACTTAGCCACCTATTCACCCTTCAGGGGTCCTCGAGCTTCTGCCCGAAGCTAATTAAGTGATGGACGCAGTAGCCAAGGAGACTAGCTGATTGACAGGCATGATTTACCAACCGACTCTGGAAACTCCGGTCTGTGTTTGCCCAACGCGTGGCCGGCAGTCCAATTAAGAAAGTGGAAGCGCCAAAGGGGGCGGTCACGGGGCGGGTTGGGTGGTGGTGATTCCCGAGGATTGTGCGCTGGGAAGCCGAGGCGTCTGCGGGCACCCCGCGCGATGCCGTGACGCGGCAGCGCAGCCGAGTTGACACCGCGAGCACAGCCCGGCGGGTGGAGTCCTTGGGTCCCGGAGGCGGCGTGGCGTGAAGGCAAAAATGGTTGTTTGAGAGCGGTTCTCTCCAAGTCTtcggagggtggggggaggggcggcgGCCGACGAGCGGGCCTCGTGTGCGCAGGCGCcggccccttttttttttttttggccgaCGGGGGCCCGCACGCACGCGCATGCTCGGAGTGCGCGCGGGTGGGGGGGGCGTCTCGTGGCCGCCAGCACTGCGCCTGCGCGTCGAGAAGCCCGCTAAGGAGCGGCGCTGTCGGAGGTCGGGCGGGCAGGCGGTGACGTCGTGAGGAGAGCTTTAAAGTGCGGGCCGGGCCGGGCGTCTGAGGGTCTGACCCCCGAGTCTGGCCGGGTCTTCGCCGAACCCCTCCACGGCATGAGGCGCTGCCGGCGCCCTTGCTTCTCGGGACgtggagaaggtggaggaggaagaagcctCGCTGTCGCTTGTGCTGCATGACCTGCCGCTGCTGAGGCTTGACCCGCTCCTGGCCCTTGtacgcccccaccccacccccgctggtTCATTGGGCCACGCATGGCGGCCCGGCACTGAGGACCCCCGCTTCCCGCTCGGGCCCCCGGGTGCGTCCCTCCAGAGCCATGCCGGGCCGCCCCGGAGGATCCTAGAGTTGAGTTGCGGGGGGCCATGGCGGCCGCCAGCGGCTACACGGACCTGCGTGAGAAGCTCAAGTCCATGACGTCCCGGGACAACTACAAGGCTGGCAGCCGGGAAGCCGCCGCCGCGGCAGCCGCTGCCGTGGCCGCCGCCGCGGCTGCCGCGGCCGCAGCAGAGCCTTACCCGGTGTCCGGGACCACCAAACGGAAGTACCAGGAGGACTCGGACCCAGAACGCAGCGACTACGAGGAGCAGCAattgcagaaggaggaggaggcgcGCAAGGTGAAGAGCGGAATCCGGCAGATACGTCTCTTCAGCCAGGATGAGTGCTCCAAGATCGAGGCCCGCATCGACGAGGTGGTGTCCCGCGCCGAGAAGGGGCTTTACAACGAGCACACCGTGGACCGGGCCCCCTTGCGCAACAAGTACTTCTTCGGCGAGGGCTACACGTACGGCGCCCAGCTGCAAAAGCGCGGGCCAGGCCAGGAGCGCCTCTACCCGCCGGGCGACGTCGATGAGATCCCCGAATGGGTGCATCAGCTGGTGATCCAGAAGCTGGTGGAGCACCGCGTCATCCCCGAGGGCTTCGTCAACAGCGCAGTCATCAACGACTACCAGCCTGGCGGCTGCATCGTATCCCACGTGGACCCCATCCACATCTTCGAGCGCCCGATCGTGTCTGTGTCTTTCTTTAGCGACTCGGCACTTTGCTTCGGCTGCAAGTTCCAGTTCAAGCCCATCCGGGTGTCGGAACCTGTGCTTTCTCTGCCGGTGCGCAGGGGGAGCGTGACTGTGCTCAGGTAACGCacacctgggaggaggggctggccCTGCACCCTGCCGCCTAAACCTATCCAGCCGGGTCCCGGAAGCCACAGCTGATGGGAGCCGGTTCTTTTTATGGTTCTGACTCCTCCTTTTTCCTGCAGACTATAGGAATCTTGTGTCTGAAACTCGTAGCGGGATAAGACCAATATGGAATTCTGTACCTGCAGGCAGGTTTGGAGTGGTCATAATAGTTCTCTGAGAATTCATCTATAAAAGCCTCATTCTGAGAAGCTAAGCATTTTCTGAAGGCTAGCATAGGACTCGGTTTTCCAAGTGTGTAgtgcttgttttgctttttgtttttgaagactgAAGGGGGTCTCAGTCCAGTTTAGCCTTCAACCTTCTACACAGAGAAGGATGATCTTGaatgtctgatcctcctgcctctacctcccgagtgctgggattacagatgtacactgGCCGGTTTTTGTGGGGCCTAGAAATAGAAGAACTCAAGGCTTCATGTTTTCCATGTGGTTTTAAGCAAATCACTTTCGGTTGTGGACTTCATTTCcatatcttaaaaagaaaaaaaacctgtgcTTAACTATCTAAAAGTTTTCCCTGTTCTGTTGTCTGTCTAAAATTTCTTCTGCTTCGTTGTTTGTGGTTTCACAGAGTATGGTGGATTCCTTAACAGAAAATGCAGGCAGAGCCCTtggggttttggggttttttgttttgttttgttttgtttttgtttttggtacaGATTTCTCCGAAGAATGACTTCCTTGAGTTGAACAATTTGGTGGTTTAGCCAGAAATAAAGTACAGCATGCTCTTAAAATTCTCTTGGTTTCAGGCCTAGGCACTTTGTAGAAATGCCGTAGCTGTTACTGGGATCCAGTAAAACAAAATACAGCTGGTCTGTTGACCTGGTGTTTGGCCTTGTGATTTGGTGACCACATCTTAGGCTCTTGGCCAGTTGGGGCCCCAGAACCTGCTAAGAATTAGCTCAGTGCCCTGGCCAGCAGGGTAAATCATCTGCTGGAACACTGATGGGATTTATATGAAGTGAAATTTTATTCGGAGGCTGTCTTCTTCCAGCCTAAAAAAGGTAAGCTTAGTTAATGTACTTTATTAATCCCCAAAATGAGGCCTAGACTACAACTGTTTCAAGTGTTTCAGATGTGCTTCCAGATGGATGCCttgacaaaaatttttaaaagggatTTCCAGCTGTAcctggtagtgcatgcctatacgctcagcactcatgaggctgaggcaagaggattgctttgTAAGTttgacattgtctcaaaaagatccacctaccttccAAAAGAAAGGATTTCCAGGCAGCTTGCTGTGTAAGGAAGATTTTGGGGTCTGCCATGTTGAAGTTTCTTGGTGCTGAAAGGATTTCACATAGAGGCCATTTGGTCATTTAGTGAGATATTTTCCCTCATGGTCATACACCTTTAAGGTTGTTTTGAGGTCTGGCAGACTGGCTGCTTAATGGGGAGTTCTCAGGCACTTTGAGACTCCCCCTACAGCACACTCCTGGATTTAAAAGCAGAACTCACAAATTCTTAATGTGCAGGTCTGTTAGTGATTAACAAGATTGCATCAGCAGGAAAACTGTCTTTTCTTTGCAGTAGTAAAGTCCTAAAGCTTTCCCAGTCCTTTCCAACCCTTCCTGGATTCAGACTTGGCTCCAGAGTTAGTGTGGGAGGCACAGTCATGTCCTGAAAAGTGCTGCCCCAGGCTTTGAATCCAGCTTgctttggggttttatttatttatgtttgaggcaaagtctcactctgtagcctaggctgtccccAGCTCAGCACTGctactgcctctgcttccagagtactAGGATTGCAGAAGTGAGCCATCATGGCTAGCTTTCTTTGGGATCTTGTAGGTATCTTCTCAGAGCTGGCTTTCTTTCTTAGCTGTATAACAGATAGATGGTGCCAACTTTTGAAGTCTTTTAGTTAAATGTGATTTGGTGTCTAAAAGGATAGGCACTCAAAGGTCTGTACAACTGCTTAGCCCCTGCTCTGGCTGGAAGAGGTGCAAGGGAATTGGTGGATCTTGAAAAATGGCTCCATTCTTCACATAGTTCATTCTCAGTAGAGGCTTTCAGCCTAGGTGGGTCATCAGAATCCAGAAAGATAATCAAAGAAGCACGTTGAGGGGGCATCTTACTGAGATATAGTGAAAGTTCTTAGGAGGAAGGAAGCTGGAACTAAAGAATGACTAGAAATTAAGCCAGAGTTGTGGAATCACAAGGTAGCATAGCTTCAAACGCAGCAGTAGAACATAGACATTGGTAAACATGGTTGCTGTGAGGCATTCCATATCAGAGTCTCTGGTAAGGGTTAGCCTGGTGGTAACAGTAGTTTCTCAACTACTGTTGATATTTGGAGGTTGTAAATTTTTTTCTGGGTGAGCTGTCTAtgcagtgaagaaaaaaaaaaaaaaccaactattcTTGGCCTTTCTGATAGACACTGATAACACTTTTTATGACAATAAAAAATCTGAGCGgtgggtagtggtagcacatgcctttaatcccagcactcaggagacagaggcaggtgggtctcattgagttcgaggccagcctggtctacagaggaagttccaggacaggctccaaagctacacagagagaccctgtctcaaaaaaacaaaaacaaaaacaaaactcagacaTTGACAGGTGTCCCAGCAGGTGAGGTTGCAGGGCAGCCTCATCCCCAGTTGAGAACTAGGGTCTGGACACACCTGCTAATTTAAATCTTCAGGAACCTGCTCGCTGGTACTCTGCTGGCCTGGTATATAGTTAAATGAGCACCTGCCTATTAGTAATGCCCCTCATCAAATCCTATGTGGAAACCTGTAAGAAGTTTGCTTTTTCCTTGTTTCCTGATGGATTCACTTTCCAGAGGTGAGAGTGTTAAAGCTGCAGGTTAGATAGATGAAAATTTTAGATGAGGGTAGATGTAGATGGATTCTAACAATTGCTGCCTTCACTTGTTAGTGGCAGTAGTGTCTGTATTTGGCAAAGGTACCATGGCaaaattgttttacatttattggtGTTCATCATGTGTTTTGATTAGTAGCAGAGATTTGACTCTGGTGTCTagacctgcatttttttttttttttttttttttttttttttttttttttcagacatttctctgtgtagctttcgcttTCTGAGCTCATTTAGCACTCTcgatcacagagatcctctgctctGCTCCGTCTGTTAACGTGCCCCAACGCCCAGCTAAGACCTGCATTTTTATTAGAGCAAGACTTCACAGACCCCTGTAGAAGTGTTTTACATTCCTTTCCAAACCCAGCTGGAAATTTTTAACTGTTGGTAACTTTCCCAATTTGGACCTGAAAAGGGGTCTCCTTTttatgctgttcttttttttttttttttttttttgagacagggtttctgtgtgtagcttcgagcctttcctggaactcactctgtagcccgggctggccttgaactcacagagatcttttcCTCATGTCAGTTCATCCCACATTCTTTGTCCTGGCTCTGTAAAGTGAATAGGGCAGATTAAAACAAACCCCAGAGCTGGAGATCAGTTGGTAAACTGAACTTTAGTGCTTAGAAGCATAAGGACCTAAATTTGATTCCCTAGAAATTTCCcacccttttttccttctttaaagccagatgtgatggcccatacttgtaatcccagggccaGAGAAGTGGAGAACAGGACTCACTAGCTACCCAACCTAGCCTTCttagccagtgagagaccctgtctcaaaacaaaaaaaaaaaaagagcaaagtgAATGATgcttgaggaatgacacctgaagttgacctctgacctcttatatgcatgtgcatgtagatgtaaccaaccgtcttattaaataagaaacacagaaccaacgtaaaagagaaagccaagaggtcagagctcagagctaaaaccttacccttcctcctgcggtgctcctagctctccaaaagagacctacttcctgtgtgtatgtctttaatagtctttctgttctgccttctcattgattgtaaacccaaacacgtgactgcctcgtcactgcctgtaagtacagccctccaggtcttaaaggcgtatgtctccaatgctggctgtatccctgaacacacagaaatctacctagctctgtctaccaagcactgggattaaaggcgtgtgccaccaccgccatgctcttgctatggctctaatagctctgacccccggggcaactttatttattaatatacaattaaaatcacatttcagtacaaatagaataccaccatatgtGCACCCCCCACAGatgcataaataaaaaagcaatataTACATTactttaagataattttttagattaaaaaaacagGCTCCAGTTGTTAGAATAGTCACCTCAAGGCTAACTGCTTGTGAACTGTTTCCTTTAACCACTGTTTTGGGTCCTTTCCGGAGACCTGGGTCTTAGCTCCCGGTCTGGAGTGACTGTTCCACCTAGCCATCTATTGTGTACTGGCAAGCTTAGTCTTTGGCTCTACTGGTTAATAGTATTGGGGGATCAAGCAGTCAAGCATCCCTGTTAAGTTTGTTTGGCTGAATGAAAGCAAAGTTTAGCTTTGTGGTTTAAAATAGTTGGGAAAAGTCCTGGACTGCACCacttgtttggatttttttgttgttgttatgtacattcttctgtgtgtgtacactcatgtgtTTGTGGtgcatcagaggacaacttgtgggagttgattctctccctgTGGGTCTCTACTCTCAAACTAATGTAGTCAGAAAgaacctttatctactgagccatctcacttgccCCTTGTTTGAAATTTTCCTGTTTCGTGGCTATACACCCCCTGGAAGGGCTGTTGGTTGTTGAAATTGGCTTCCTTTTGTGTTGCCAGACCTGACAAGGCAGaaagcagcaaaagaaaaacacctaGCTGGGAGTCATGGTCTCAAAAAGGAAACTCAGAGCAAGCAAAGAGCAAACAGGCCGTGAAAATCTCAGGGCTGACCGGCTGGCGAGCTGTTTTAGACTGAGCAGTTCGTATGCAGCACTGCCATACAGCCCTCCCTGTCTCATAGGATAGTACTTATTCCCATGTTACTTGAGGTCAGCAAAGCCCCATTTCAAGGTAAACCTTGCTACCAAGAAACAGATGGGATTTTCTGCTTTCACTTATTACCTACTTAACACATTTGGctaccaaaaaaaacccaaaaagattAGGAAAACTTGAAGTTTTAGCATCAcatcagcaatttttttttctttttttgagacggggtttcactTTATAGCCCTGGACCccctagaattcactatatatACCAAGAAACTCAAAAggtcgacctgcctctgcctcctgagtgtgagtGCTGAGAGGTGAGTGCACACCAGCCATGATCAAATTAACTTAATGGTCTTGTTTTTCACTTGTGCTAAGAAGGAAGCCAATggggactggagatatggctcagaggttaagagcaccagttgttcttccagaggtcctgagttcaattcccagcaaccataacgtggctcacagccatctgtaatgagatctggtgcccccttctggcctgaagggatatatgcaagtagaacactgtatacataataaattaaaaaaaaaaaaaagaaggaagccaATGGTGCTTTAGAGTTGTCGGAAAAGATTGAATCTCTGTTATATGGCTGAGTTAATGAAGTTTAAAGATATCTCAAGAGATGAACTGTTGTCAGTACTTTGGTATATGCAGAATTAGGATATATCGGTGTCTAAAAACCccaaaacttctttaaaattaaGTCATTTCTTCTCCTGGAGACTTGAGTTCACAGTTCTGCCCGGGTACCAAGCAGTGATGAAGCTCAGGGGGCTGCCTAAGGAAAGTAGCCCATCAAAGGGAGGCTAGCATTAAACTGTGACCTTGTCCAGttcaggtgtttttgttttgggtttttgtttgtttgtttgtttgtttgtttgtttgtttgttttggtctgcCCTGGCCTAGGCGGACATGGAACAATTGAGGAATGGTGGCCATCTTGGAAATGAGCTCTAGCAACTCCATCTCTAAGGCTGTTTCCAGAAGAAACCTGCATAGTTCTGCACATTTCCTTAGTACTGGTTTTCCAGGCTCATTTAATTTGTGTACAGTCCTCTAAGGAAAGGCTTGTTACAATCTgttttgatgcttttaaaatagaGGCTTCAAAGTGATAGACTGTTTTTGGTGTAGAATATTAgcacatatttaattttcttgtccACCGTGCAGAGTTGAGTAAGGCCTTTGAACAGAGTGTTGTcctagaaagaaaacacaatttcTGTAGTCCCAATATAGTAGAGTCATGGGATGATGTGGTTGGGTAACATGGGCAGGAGGCCTAGGGAAATTTTACCAGGAAAGAGGAGATAGATAGGTCAGCTCCCTCGTTATTCTAAGGTATAGGACTAGTGAGTGACAGAGCTAAGTCCTGTCGCTTGGTGGTTATGGATAGCATAATGAGCATTGTTGCTGGGCATGGGGGCTTAGCCCATGCAGAGAACAGACCAGCTGGACAACATAAGGTATTTTTCCTCTACTTTTCCTGCAAAAACAGGAGTAGGCAGCAATAGAACTTTCCTTCATATCAAGGGTAGAAGAGGACCCAGGGCATATTACATTTCAGATTGGCTGAGTGAGATTTTCAGTGTCTCCTGTAGCAAGTAAAGGCACTCTTAGCAGTAAAGGCACTCTTGTGGTCTTGGCTAGGCAATTTCTGCTTAAGTTCAGCCAGGAAAAAAACTTCTGTTAGAACTTTTTGGGTTCCCTCTCCCACAGAGGAAAAATCAGTGGGCTATCACTGATAACAGGATATTCTAGAATACTGGTGTTAATAAGACTTAAATATAGGGTTGGTATGTCAAGGTCACGTCTGAGGTTCTGTGTAGTGCTCCCTTCATTCTAGTTGTGAAGCCTGGGcttagggcaggaacctggtatggcttgtttgttttatagccCTTTGGAGGatggcagggaacatggaagCAGTCAGACTTTGACAAACAATCTGGATTTGTTCCAGAGCTGCATTAAGAGAAGTGGTTTCTTGTTGGAAATGAGAAGTCAAGGCCTTTGGTCATACTTATATAATAGCCAAGTCAAACATAATCCTTGTTAACATCAGGGAACATCGCATGTAGCTGGCACTACAGATTCAGGCCTTTTGAGATGAGCCATTATACTCGGCTCTTTTTCTAAgatctgtgtgtgtatagtatgtagCCCAGTCTCTAGTCACTAATATAAAGTGATAATAAcatggttcacacctgtaatttcaacattcaagaggctgaggttgGAGGATTGCTGTGGGTTTGgggccagtctgaactacatagTTACTGGCCCACTTGGGTTACGTGAGAGGCCTTGTCTTAAAAGTTgaaatggaaagggaaaaaaaagaatgagactaAAGCTAGCTCCTAGCCTGGGAATAGGGCCAAGAGGCCCCTGATAGTGTAGAACGTAAAACCCTGTAGGGAATCTGAAATTGTGTTTCCTCTGCAGGAGCTGAATTCAAGGCTTGCTAAGAGGTCTAGGCCCTTCAGCAGTGCCAGATGCTTAGCAAATGGTAGGAGGATCCAAGGCACTCTGAGTTATCCAGCATCATTTTCAACCCTCAGATAGGCCTCTCACTGCTCCCTTGCTAGATTTCCGTCATGTAAATTCTGCCCTCAAGAGAAGTGGTGTCTGTCTGCCTTTTAACATCTTGAGTCTTTAATAATGACAAAAATGAGTACCTAAATTATAAAGCATAACAAAATGAACACTGAAGAAACCAAGGTTTTTCTGTTCAAGCATGTGACTTAACTCTGGTCACAAAGCTTATAGCTTGATGGGGCATGGTGATTttacac
This Peromyscus leucopus breed LL Stock chromosome 8b, UCI_PerLeu_2.1, whole genome shotgun sequence DNA region includes the following protein-coding sequences:
- the Alkbh5 gene encoding RNA demethylase ALKBH5; amino-acid sequence: MAAASGYTDLREKLKSMTSRDNYKAGSREAAAAAAAAVAAAAAAAAAAEPYPVSGTTKRKYQEDSDPERSDYEEQQLQKEEEARKVKSGIRQIRLFSQDECSKIEARIDEVVSRAEKGLYNEHTVDRAPLRNKYFFGEGYTYGAQLQKRGPGQERLYPPGDVDEIPEWVHQLVIQKLVEHRVIPEGFVNSAVINDYQPGGCIVSHVDPIHIFERPIVSVSFFSDSALCFGCKFQFKPIRVSEPVLSLPVRRGSVTVLSGYAADEITHCIRPQDIKERRAVIILRKTRLDAPRLETKSLSSSTLPPNYASDRLSGNSRDPALKPKRSHRKADPDAAHRPRILEMDKEENRRSVLLPTHRRRGSFSSENYWRKSYESSEDCPEAAGSPTRKVKMRRH